The DNA window ACCGCGCAACGGCACGGAAACACCGCGCACCCGCTCAACGCGGGGTGAGCACGCGGAACTCGTTGCCTTCCGGGTCCCGCAGGACTTCGCCCTGCCCGATTTCCGTCTTGCTCGCGCCGAGCCGGACGAGCCGGTCGGCCTCGGTGCCGATCGCCCCGCCCGGCACCGGCGCCACGTCGAGGCGCACCCGGTTCCGGCCGGTCTTCGGCTCGTCGGTGCGCAGGAACTCGAGCCACGGCCCGCGCCCGGTGGGCGCGCGCAGGCCGACGATGTCCCACTCGCGATCGGCGATGACCCAGCCCGCCGCTTCCGCCCAGAACGCCGCCTGGGCGGCCGGGTCCAGCGCGGCCACGACGATCGCCGCGACCCTGCCCGTCGCCTGGTACTTGGCGCGGGGTTCCAGCACACAGAACTCGTTGCCCTCCGGGTCCCGCAGGACCTCCCACGGCACCGCGCCCTGCCCGATGTCCGCCTTGCCGGCGCCGAGCCGCACCGCCTCGTCCACAATGGACTGCTGGGACCCGGTGGCGCCGCTGGCGAGGTCGAGGTGGATCCGGTTCCGCCCCGTGCCCTCGGCCGGGCTCGGCACGAAGGTCAGGCCGTCGGGCGCCCAGCCGTCCGCGGCGGGCGCCCGCACGTCCGCTTCCCGGTCCGTTTCGACCGCGACCGGCCAGCCGAGCAGGCCGGACCAGAACGCGGCGAGCTCGCCAGGCCGCACGGAATCGATGACCAGGTTGACGAGGCGGGTAGCCATGTCAGGACAGTAGGCGATGCGGGCGCCGCGCGGATGTCCACCGGAGGAGGGACCGCTTCACCGCGTCGCGAGCCTGAGCAGTGCCCAGAACCGCGCGGTCGCCTCCGCGTCCCCGTCCGGGGTCACTTCGCCGAGCGAACGGCGCCCCCAGAGCCACAGGTACATCTGCACCGGCGGTGCCGACAGCACGGCGTCGGCGTTTTCCGCCTCCCGCGCCGAACACCGCCACGCCACGGTCTCCCCCGGCCCCGCACTGACGAGCCAGGTGTGCCCGCCGCTGCGGACCGCGACGGAGGTGTCCACGTCCGCGCTGAGGCCGAGCATCGGGAGCCGCTGCCCGAACCAGAGGGTCAGCACCTCATCGATGCCGTCGACCGCGATGTCCTCGGTGATCCCCGGCAGCGAGCGCCGCGGCGCGGTGGCCGCGGTCTGCACGTCCACGCGGTGCACCGTGGTTTCGTGCGCCATCCGGCGGCGCCAGAACCCGTAGGTGGGATCGGCTGGCCACCAGGTGGCGGCGCGCTCGTCGGGCCGGTGCGCGGCGAGTTCGGCGCGCAGTTCGGCCAGCGCCGACCGCAGGAAGCCGACCTCGGTCTGGCCCGGCACCGGATCGCGCTGCCAGGTGCGGGGGCGGCCACGGCCGCGGAGCCACTCCAACACCATCCGCGACACGCTGCCGACGTGCCGGACGGTGGTGGCGACGGTGAACCCGGGACAGCCAGGGACCGGCGCGTCCGGGGACGCCGAATTCGCCGCCTCCGCCAGCAGCTCGCCTTCGATCTCCAGTACCTGCAGGAATCTTCCGTAGCCCACCAGCGCGTGCCCGCGCATCACCCGCGCCGGTTCTTGGGCGCCCCCACCGGCGGTGTGGCGCACACCCCGCGCCGCTGCGCGGGGACGTCGAACTCGGCGGCGGGCTCGTCGTGGTGGTGGACGGCGTGCTTCGCCAGCTCCACGAAGCGCGCCACCTGGGCCAGCAGGTCGTCGGCGAGGTTCGCGGTCACCTTGCGGGTGATACCGGCCTGCGCGGCGGCCTGCGTCGCCGAATGCGCGGCGAAGAAACCGGCCCATTCCGCCAGTTCGGGCACGGTGGAATCGAGCAGCAGCCACACGCTGGCCGGTTTCGCCCTGCCCCGGTGCGGACGGCCGCGCGCGGCCAGCACGGCCGCGGCGGCACGCAACGCCGCGAGGTAGGCGGCGATGAACCGGGGCGCCGGTGACGCCTCGCTCTCCGCCTCGACCAGCCCGCGCCGCGCCTGCGCGAGCAGGGTGATCGCGGCGGGGGCGACCGGCGGGCCCACCGGCATCGGCAGCTCCGGTTGCGTGGCCGACCCGGCCCGCGCGCTCTCTTCCCCAGCCGGGCTCCCGTGGCTTCCCGGCGCGGGGGCGAGCGCCGCGTCTTCGGCGGCCGGGCCCACGGGGATCCCGTTTTCCCGCGCCGGGGCCGGACCGGTTTCCCCGTCCGCCGCGGCACCGGTGACCGGGGTCAGCGCGAGCGGCGCCGGGCGGCCGTGGCGCCCGCCGTGCTCGGCACGGGCGGGATGGCTCGGTTCCGGCGCGGTGCCCGCCCTCGGCACCGGCCGGGACGGGCGGGAGGGGCCCACGAACGGCGCCGTGGCGACCAGTTCGGTGACCGGCAGCACGCCCTGCCTGCCGGACGTGCGGGACTTGGTGATCCTGGGGCCGCGCCGGGTGATCGGCGCGGCGAAGGCGTCGAGCGGCATGGCGTGCGGAACGGGGCCGAGCGGGAGTGCGCACTGACGGCCATCGGCCGCCTGAGTGTTCGCTTCCGGCATGACCATCTCCTTTCCACTCCTTCGCCCGCGGCACCCGGTGCCGACACGCTTCCCCCGTGCCGGCGCCGGGCGCCTCGACCGGCGATCACTTCGCCTCGCGGCGTCGAACGTTTGTTCGAACAAGCTCAGGTTAACCACAGCCGCCCGCCGAGTTCAACCCCGCACCCGGGTGACCCGCGATACGCCTTTCGCGGGCGCATCGGGCTCGTGATCTCATAAACCCATGAGCAGCCTCGAACACCCGGCGGTGGCCAAGGTCGCCGCCGCACTCGCCGAAGCAGGCCAGCACGACGCGGCGACCGGGATCCGCATCCTGCCCGCGGAAGCCCGCACCGCGGCGCTCGCGGCGGCCGCGCTCGGCGTCGAGGTCGGCGCCATCGCGAACAGTCTGCTCTTCCGCACCGACAATTCCGTGCCGCTGCTGGTGCTGACCTCGGGCGCGCACCGCGCCGACACCGGACTGCTCGCCGAACTCGCCGATGCCGGGCGGGTCGAGATGGCCGACCCGAAGTTCGTCAAGCAGCACACCGGGCAGGTGATCGGCGGGGTGGCCCCGATCGGCCACCCGGTGCCGCTGCGCACGCTGGTGGACACCGCGCTGCGGGCCCATCCCGTGGTGTGGGCCGCGGCGGGGCACGCGAAATCGGTGTACCCCACCACGTTCGACGACCTGCTCGCGCTGACCGGCGGCACCCCGGCGGAAGTGGTGGCGACCCCGTGACCGCGGCACCGGACCGGCAGGAGCCCCAGTTCGTCTCGCTGTCCGCCGACGAGTTCCGCGGCAGGCTCCGCGAAGCGCTCGAAATCTACGTCGAGGCGATGCGCTACCCGCCCGGCACCGCCGAGCAGCGGGCGCCGATGTGGCTCACGCACG is part of the Amycolatopsis sp. CA-230715 genome and encodes:
- a CDS encoding VOC family protein, with product MATRLVNLVIDSVRPGELAAFWSGLLGWPVAVETDREADVRAPAADGWAPDGLTFVPSPAEGTGRNRIHLDLASGATGSQQSIVDEAVRLGAGKADIGQGAVPWEVLRDPEGNEFCVLEPRAKYQATGRVAAIVVAALDPAAQAAFWAEAAGWVIADREWDIVGLRAPTGRGPWLEFLRTDEPKTGRNRVRLDVAPVPGGAIGTEADRLVRLGASKTEIGQGEVLRDPEGNEFRVLTPR
- a CDS encoding maleylpyruvate isomerase N-terminal domain-containing protein, yielding MRGHALVGYGRFLQVLEIEGELLAEAANSASPDAPVPGCPGFTVATTVRHVGSVSRMVLEWLRGRGRPRTWQRDPVPGQTEVGFLRSALAELRAELAAHRPDERAATWWPADPTYGFWRRRMAHETTVHRVDVQTAATAPRRSLPGITEDIAVDGIDEVLTLWFGQRLPMLGLSADVDTSVAVRSGGHTWLVSAGPGETVAWRCSAREAENADAVLSAPPVQMYLWLWGRRSLGEVTPDGDAEATARFWALLRLATR
- a CDS encoding SAV_6107 family HEPN domain-containing protein, translating into MPEANTQAADGRQCALPLGPVPHAMPLDAFAAPITRRGPRITKSRTSGRQGVLPVTELVATAPFVGPSRPSRPVPRAGTAPEPSHPARAEHGGRHGRPAPLALTPVTGAAADGETGPAPARENGIPVGPAAEDAALAPAPGSHGSPAGEESARAGSATQPELPMPVGPPVAPAAITLLAQARRGLVEAESEASPAPRFIAAYLAALRAAAAVLAARGRPHRGRAKPASVWLLLDSTVPELAEWAGFFAAHSATQAAAQAGITRKVTANLADDLLAQVARFVELAKHAVHHHDEPAAEFDVPAQRRGVCATPPVGAPKNRRG
- a CDS encoding YbaK/EbsC family protein gives rise to the protein MSSLEHPAVAKVAAALAEAGQHDAATGIRILPAEARTAALAAAALGVEVGAIANSLLFRTDNSVPLLVLTSGAHRADTGLLAELADAGRVEMADPKFVKQHTGQVIGGVAPIGHPVPLRTLVDTALRAHPVVWAAAGHAKSVYPTTFDDLLALTGGTPAEVVATP